CGTGGCGGCATCGGCGCGCGACATCGCGAAGAGCCCCGCCGCTTCCAGGACGAGCCCGGCCTGCATCGGTCTCCACGGCCCCACGCGGTCGGCGATCCAGCCGGCCACCGGCGCCGCCACGGCCGTGCCCAGCGGCGTCAGCGTGAAGAGGGCCCCGCCCATCAGCGCGTCCAGGCCGCGGCGCTCCAGCAGGTAGAAGGGCGCCAGCAGCCAGATCGCGAAGATCCCGGCATTGGCCAGGAAAGCCAGCGCCCCGGCTCTCAGGACCGAGACGCGCGCCACGTCGCCGGCGCCGACGAGGGGCGACGCGGCGGCCACGCGGGCCACCGGCATCCGAGCGACGGCCCAGGCGAGCACGACGAGGGCCAGCGGCAGGCGCAGGTGAAACACGACCGGCCAGCCCCAGCGCCCCACCAGCGCGCCGGCCAGCAGCGGTCCCACGGCGAAGGCGAGGCCGATGGCCCCGTTGAGGAACCCCAGCGCGCGACCGCGCCCCGCCGGCTCGACGCCGAACGTCACCAGCGCCGGCGTCGTGCCGTAGACGAGCCCGGCCCCGACGCCCTGGACGACGCGGCCCCCGAGCAGCCAACTAAACGTCAGCGCCGTGCCGCACACGACGTACCCGACGGCGCCCAGCGCGATCCCCGCCCGGAACACGCGCCCGTGGCCGACCCGATCGCCGGCGGCGCCGCCGACGAACGACAGGAGCGCGTACGACAGGACGTAGCAGATGATGACCCAACGCACGCGCTCGGGCGGCGCGTCGAACGCCCGCGCCATGGCCGGAAACGCGAGGTTGACCGTGGAGTCGAGCGACACGACGAAGGCGCCGGCCGCCGCGAGCCACCTGGGCACGTGGCGTATGATGGCACGAATGCTCTTCCCGGACCCGCTCGGCTGGGCGGTTCTGATCGGGGGCGCGCTCTTCGGGTCGGTCGTGGGAGGCGTCGCCGGATTCGGCGCCGGCGTCATCCTGCTGCCCCTCGTGGCCTGGACCCTCGGGCTCCGGGCGGCCGCGCCCGTGCTCACCGTGACGATGCTGCTGGGCAACCTCTCGCGCATCTGGTGGAGCCGGGGCGAGGTCAACCGCAGCGTCGTCGTCCGCTTCCTGGCCGGCGCCGTCCCCGCCACCGCCGTCGGCGCCGCGCTCTACGCCGGCGCCCCCAGCGACTCGCTGCGCTGGATCATGGGCGGGTTCCTGATCGCCGCGGTACCCCTGCGCCGGCTGCTGCTGAGCCGCTACTTCCGCATGCGGCTAGCCCACTTCCCGTGGCTGGGCGCGTTCATCGGCGTGCTCTCGGCGATCGTCGTCACCACGGGGCCGGTGATGACGCCGTTCTTCATCGCCTACGGGCTCCGGCGCGGCGCCTTCATCGCCACCGAGGCCGTCTGCACCTTCGGCATGCACGCCACCCGGACCGTCGCCTTCGCGCGGTATGCGCTCCTCACGTGGGAGACGGTGACCATCGGCGCCGTGCTGGGGGGCACCATGTTCGCCGGCTCCTGGTTCGCGCGCCGTCTGCTCGACCGCATGAGCGATCGCGTGTTCCTCGCCCTCGTCGAAATCTTGTTGCTGCTCATGGGCTTGCAGTTCCTGCTCGTCTCGCGGTAAAAAGCCTACGATGGATCCCAAGCCCGGCGCCACCGCGGAAGTCTCGATCACCGTCAAGCCCGATCGCACCGCCGAGGCGATGGGCAATCGCGGCGTGCGCGTCCTGGCCACGCCCTTCGTCATCGGGCTGCTGGAGGACGCCGCCCACGCGGTCATCAAGCCGCACCTGCCCCCCGGCGCGGCCACGGTCGGCACCATGGTGGAGATGCGCCACCTGGCGGCGACGCCGGTGGGCATGAAGGCGCGGGCGAAGGCGACGCTGCTGGAGACGGACGGCCGGCGCTACCTCTTCGCCGTCGAGGCCTGGGACGAGAAGGAGAAGATCGCCGAGGGGCGGCACGAGCGCTTCGTCGTCGCCGACCTCGACCGGTTCCTGGCCCGGGCGATGAAGAAGGGCCAGGGCTGATGCCCATCGCGATCAACCGGGGCATCCGCGGCAAGGAGTATCCGCCGTACGCGGTCACCGTCGAGCGCGGCAAGATCAAGGAGTTGGCCCGGGCCATCGGCGACCTCAACCCGATCTACCTCGACGACAGCGTCGGGCGCGCCTCCCCCTGGGGCGACGTCATCGCCCCGCCGACCTTCGCGATCTCCTTCCGCCACGAGGTCGCCGACTCGAGCGCGCTGCTGCGCGACCTGGGCGTGGACATCTCGCGCGTGCTCCACGGCGAGCAGGAGTTCGAGAT
Above is a genomic segment from Candidatus Methylomirabilota bacterium containing:
- a CDS encoding MFS transporter, producing the protein MPRWLAAAGAFVVSLDSTVNLAFPAMARAFDAPPERVRWVIICYVLSYALLSFVGGAAGDRVGHGRVFRAGIALGAVGYVVCGTALTFSWLLGGRVVQGVGAGLVYGTTPALVTFGVEPAGRGRALGFLNGAIGLAFAVGPLLAGALVGRWGWPVVFHLRLPLALVVLAWAVARMPVARVAAASPLVGAGDVARVSVLRAGALAFLANAGIFAIWLLAPFYLLERRGLDALMGGALFTLTPLGTAVAAPVAGWIADRVGPWRPMQAGLVLEAAGLFAMSRADAAT
- a CDS encoding thioesterase family protein; this encodes MDPKPGATAEVSITVKPDRTAEAMGNRGVRVLATPFVIGLLEDAAHAVIKPHLPPGAATVGTMVEMRHLAATPVGMKARAKATLLETDGRRYLFAVEAWDEKEKIAEGRHERFVVADLDRFLARAMKKGQG
- a CDS encoding MaoC family dehydratase N-terminal domain-containing protein, with amino-acid sequence MPIAINRGIRGKEYPPYAVTVERGKIKELARAIGDLNPIYLDDSVGRASPWGDVIAPPTFAISFRHEVADSSALLRDLGVDISRVLHGEQEFEIVRQLTPGETYLCRTKVLDVYEKTGRSGPLAFVVRETAVTDRTNEIVATMRQVTVVRL
- a CDS encoding sulfite exporter TauE/SafE family protein, whose product is MLFPDPLGWAVLIGGALFGSVVGGVAGFGAGVILLPLVAWTLGLRAAAPVLTVTMLLGNLSRIWWSRGEVNRSVVVRFLAGAVPATAVGAALYAGAPSDSLRWIMGGFLIAAVPLRRLLLSRYFRMRLAHFPWLGAFIGVLSAIVVTTGPVMTPFFIAYGLRRGAFIATEAVCTFGMHATRTVAFARYALLTWETVTIGAVLGGTMFAGSWFARRLLDRMSDRVFLALVEILLLLMGLQFLLVSR